GAATGGTAGTTTCACCCCcccaaccccaaaaaaaaaaaaaaaaaaaaaaaaaaaacgaaatccAACGGCTAGCAATGAACGAACGGCGCGCGACACGCCGTCGTTTGAGCAAAATCTCAGGTGTGCCTCTATAATTGGCGAGAAATCAAGGAGAGAAAATCGACGGGGTTTCGCATCCAATTCCCCAAGCTTACTTCCCGCAAGCAAAACTTCccctcgcctcgcctcgcctcctTCGATCGCCATTTCTCCAACGAGTAATCCTCTGCGGGATTCCGGGAAACGGGTGAGCTTCCGTTCTTCATCTTCGGGTCCGTCCTCTCTGGCTCTTCCTGAATTTTTTCTTCGCCGGTtgtcttccttctttctctccgCGGTGCGGTGCGGTGCTCGCTGGTCTGGAACCCGGTCTCGATTTTCGCGGTGCTGTTCTTGCGCCTTCTCGCGTGCGGACGCGGTGAATCCGTGCGATTTGGCGATGTGGGTACCCGTAAATTTCGAAACTTGGCGCCGTTTTCGGTCCTTTTTTATGCTTGATTTCTGGCTTTCTCCCAGGTGTTTCTCCGGCGGTTATGGCTGGTGGGAGCCTCTGAAGCCGAGCCTGTGCGTTGAGGATGTCCGCGGTCCGTTTCGCGTGAAATCTTGTCCTGTTGTTTTCCACTCTCCTGCTTCTTTAGGAGGAATTTGCCTTTGCCAATAGGATAGCGAGTATTGAGCTCAGTGATATTTGGGCTGTTGCACCGACCGTAGGTTTTGACTGATAGGTTCTTTATCGAAAGAGGTAGTGCTAGTGAAAGCACTTCTGGGATGTCTTCGGCGATCCGAAATGATAGCCTCTGAAAAAATCTAAATTCGACTGCCCGAGGTGCGAGAATCGGCTGAAAGGGATATAAAAAGTCTTGGGAGATTTAATATGATATGGAGGATAATCTAACGGTGTTGGGCGCGGAAGGGCTTATAAGGAAGATTGAGTTCGTGAGGATCATAATTCAGTGCCTATATTCGTTGGGCTACTCAAAGTCTGCTTATTGTTTGGAAATCGAATCTGGGATCAGGTGCAGATCTCCGGAATTCGAATTGCTTGAATCGCAAATTCTTAATGGTAGTTGGGATGATTGTATAAGTACGCTTAACTCGCTTGAGGATTTGACGGATGGCACTAGGGCCTCGGCTTTGTTTTTGGTGTATAAACAGTACATCATGGAGTTTCTGAAGCAGGGGAATGATTCTTCGGCTCTGGGCATATTGCGGAAAGAGATTTCGACTTCAGGGCTTGATAGAGGAAAAGTTCAGAAACTCGCGAGCAGTATCCtttctttaaaagaaatcaAGTTGTGTAGTGTGAATGATAGAGCTCATGAGCCTCGGAAGAATTTATTGATGGAGCTGGAAAATTTGCTTCCACCACCATATATGTTGCCAGAAAGACGGTTGGAGAACCTGGTTGAAGCTGCTATTACTTCCCAAATTGACCGTTGCATGTGCCACAATTCATCAGATGCAGTTTCCCTCTTTGAGGACCACTGCTGCAATGGGGATCAGTTGCCGACCGAGACCATTCAGGTAACTGTTGCTTACATGTCCGTTTCATTAAAGCTTTGGAATCTACAGCTGATGAATGAATTCTATCAAATTTGATTGGTGGTCATCCTTTATATTTTCGAGTGATGCTGTTTCCTTGCATAAAAATTTATCAAGCATGACTTTATTTAGAATCCTCATTAAATCCTTGTCCTGCCTCGTTGGAACTTGGAAGAACTTTAGTATGAGAAAATGCAAGTCTTGTTTCAACTGGAAGTGAAGCCCCAGTGATTTTACTGAAAATTTATTCCATGAATTCGCAAGTCCATGCATAGCATAAGTAGGTCATTAGGGCTAAAAAACTTAAAGATTGAAACTTATgtccttatttatttatcctcACATTGAATCAGCATTCAAGCGTTCTATTGGATTGCATATTTTCACTTTATAATAGGATATATTTAGTTACGTGCATGTACATGTGCATGCATATGTGTTAGAGTTCAGTTTCTACCTGTACTGGtgagaaaaagttaaaagaaccAGCTACTTGCCATGCAATCTAGCTTTCTGCCTACACAGTTAATTCATCCGCCAGCATTTTCACTTACTTCTGTAAAGGTTGTTGGTTTCCAATCAACGAATTGGTATTTAATCCTGAAAGATGTCAATTTCCGTCATGTTACCATTTAGTGGAACCTAAAGTGGGAGGGTAGgcattgagaaaataaataaacctGAAATAATTTAATGGGCAATCTCTTGCTTCCTTCTGGTCTTTTTGGCCTGTATGTTTAGCTTGCTACTTTATTGAACTACATTGTGTTGTCGTTGCAGATTTTGACTGACCACAAAAATGAAGTATGGTTTGTACAATTTTCGCATGATGGAGAATACCTGGCGTCTTCATCAAGTGACTGCATGGCTATCATATGGAAGGTGGTTTCTGGATTCTAGATTGTAGTGCTTACAATTTAGAGCGTATCGATTACTTACTTTTGTCAATTGCACTGTTTAAGCAGTCGAGGAAGCGGGATAATCTTAGTATGTCATTCTGTGGTCCAACGCTACTTTTGTATTTAGGGATATTTTGGTGATGTTTTCTTGCCCAGCAAAAGGGAACCATTTTCTAGGCAACATAGTATTAGAACATAGTATTGAGTCTGATGAACATAGTATTAGAGCAGTTTTCTGCAATTGGTTTTCCTTTAAGaagtctctttttatttattctacaaaGTATGAATGAATGCAAGTTTGAGTTGCATATGCTTGTTATAGCAAGATTGTGATGACATGGTCTTTCCGATGAACATAATTTGGACATGTCTCTTTTCTGCTGAACTAGTCCAGTTTGAAGCTTGCGTATATATCCTTTGCTTTTGttcctccctttttttaataagaggaaatctttgtatttttttttttttttttgtacttccccatttaccaaaattttctcataaaaaggAGAGAGcgaagctttttatttttatttttattttttgtggggGTGGGGGGAGGTAAGGGGAATGTTTCAGAGCTTTTGAATTAAAGCTTGTTtgcattcttcaattttttgtgGAAATCTTGTTTGTATTAATAATTAACATTTCAAGGCTGGTCTTTTTGTTATATGTACGCAAAAGATGAATTGCAAGAAAATGTGGctgattttttgttcatggCAATAGGTGCTCGAAGATGGTAAAGTGACATTGAAGCACATCTTACAAAGCCACAAAAATCCTGTATCTTTTGTAGCATGGAGTCCTGATGACACAAGTTGCTCACTTGTGGGAATGCAGAAGTCGTCAAGCTATGGGACGTGGAAACAGGTACATGCAAGCGTACATTTGGAGATCATGACTTCATTGTGAGCTCATGTGCTTGGTTTCCCGACTCAAAACGACTTGTCTGTGGCAGTTCCCACTCAGAAAAGGGCATTTGCTTGT
This region of Eucalyptus grandis isolate ANBG69807.140 chromosome 8, ASM1654582v1, whole genome shotgun sequence genomic DNA includes:
- the LOC104429153 gene encoding LOW QUALITY PROTEIN: WD repeat-containing protein WDS homolog (The sequence of the model RefSeq protein was modified relative to this genomic sequence to represent the inferred CDS: inserted 1 base in 1 codon), which gives rise to MEDNLTVLGAEGLIRKIEFVRIIIQCLYSLGYSKSAYCLEIESGIRCRSPEFELLESQILNGSWDDCISTLNSLEDLTDGTRASALFLVYKQYIMEFLKQGNDSSALGILRKEISTSGLDRGKVQKLASSILSLKEIKLCSVNDRAHEPRKNLLMELENLLPPPYMLPERRLENLVEAAITSQIDRCMCHNSSDAVSLFEDHCCNGDQLPTETIQILTDHKNEVWFVQFSHDGEYLASSSSDCMAIIWKVLEDGKVTLKHILQSHKNPVSFVAWSPDDXKLLTCGNAEVVKLWDVETGTCKRTFGDHDFIVSSCAWFPDSKRLVCGSSHSEKGICLWDCDGTEMKAWRGTRMPKILDLVVTPDGVNLISVFSDRDIRILNLVTNAERVISEEHPITSLSISGDSKFFIVNLNSQEIHMWDVAGKFVKPSRYIGHKQHKYVIRSCFGGLNSRFIASGSEDAQVYLWNRRSPQPIEILSGHKTTVNSVSWNPRRPQMLASASDDQTIRVWAPSGSKKTAAPAARGSERTEQILNPLVHSPCYFDLFICKISTASSTSL